One Prunus dulcis chromosome 8, ALMONDv2, whole genome shotgun sequence DNA window includes the following coding sequences:
- the LOC117638653 gene encoding flavanone 3-dioxygenase 2-like, whose translation MEKLVSSWYNVQPLPDDYIFPPDARPGKLDVPLCNNIPVIDMGGAGAEAHDRTSVIQQMLNASEEFGFFQVINHGIPENLLKDTMGVFKEFFELPLEHKASLYSEDPNKNCRLFTSSGNYDWEEAHFWRDILRHSCHPLEQCIQFWPQKPITYREHVGACSTQVREVALNILQLISEGLGLEPGYFRDERSQVSLLSVNYYPPCPDPSLTLGVPKHCDPNLITILLQGDVNGLQVFKDGEWIGVEPLPSALVVNIGYQLQIISNGKLKCAEHRAVTNSRNARTSTAFFFTPSPDCLIKPAGALINTSNPQRYKAFQYKEFITNC comes from the exons ATGGAGAAGCTCGTTTCTAGCTGGTACAACGTTCAACCCTTGCCGGACGATTACATATTCCCACCAGATGCAAGACCCGGGAAGCTAGATGTGCCTTTATGCAACAACATTCCAGTGATTGATATGGGTGGAGCTGGAGCAGAAGCTCATGACAGAACCTCTGTAATTCAGCAAATGCTGAACGCGAGCGaagaatttggattttttcag GTAATCAACCATGGCATACCAGAAAATTTGCTGAAAGACACAATGGGGGTGTTCAAGGAGTTTTTTGAGTTACCTTTAGAGCATAAGGCAAGCCTCTACTCTGAGGACCCCAACAAAAACTGCAGGCTCTTCACCAGCAGTGGCAATTATGACTGGGAAGAAGCTCATTTTTGGCGGGATATCTTAAGACACTCTTGTCATCCTTTGGAGCAATGCATCCAATTTTGGCCTCAAAAGCCAATTACATATAG AGAGCATGTTGGTGCATGTTCCACCCAAGTGAGGGAAGTGGCTTTGAACATTTTGCAGCTAATCAGTGAAGGACTTGGGCTAGAACCTGGGTATTTCAGGGATGAACGTAGCCAAGTGTCTTTACTCTCAGTCAATTATTACCCACCTTGTCCAGACCCAAGTTTGACATTAGGGGTACCTAAACACTGTGACCCAAACCTCATAACCATTTTACTTCAAGGGGATGTAAATGGGCTTCAAGTTTTCAAGGATGGGGAATGGATTGGTGTGGAGCCTCTTCCCAGTGCACTTGTGGTCAACATAGGCTATCAGTTACAG ATTATCAGTAATGGGAAGCTGAAATGTGCCGAACATCGGGCCGTTACGAATTCCAGAAATGCTAGGACATCTACTGCATTTTTCTTTACGCCTTCCCCTGATTGTCTCATAAAACCTGCAGGAGCTCTTATTAACACAAGCAATCCCCAACGCTATAAAGCCTTTCAGTACAAAGAGTTCATTACcaactgttga
- the LOC117636786 gene encoding actin-depolymerizing factor: MSFRGLSRPNASCAMGVSDDSKNTFMELQRKKVHRYVIFKVDEKKREVVVEKIGGPAESYDDFAAALPENDCRYAVYDFDFVTSENCQKSKIFFIAWSPSTSRIRAKMLYATSKDRFRRELDGIHYEIQATDPSEMDLEVLRDRAH, encoded by the exons ATGTCTTTCAGAGGGCTTAGCCGG CCAAATGCTTCGTGTGCCATGGGAGTTTCTGATGACAGCAAGAACACTTTCATGGAACTGCAGAGGAAGAAGGTTCACCGCTATGTGATATTCAAGGTTGatgagaagaagagggaggTTGTAGTTGAAAAGATTGGCGGCCCAGCTGAGAGCTATGATGATTTTGCGGCAGCTTTGCCTGAAAATGATTGCAGATATGCAGTTTATGACTTCGATTTTGTGACTTCTGAGAACTGTCAAAAGAGCAAGATCTTCTTCATTGCATG GTCCCCTTCAACCTCTCGAATCCGTGCAAAGATGCTGTATGCAACATCTAAAGATAGGTTTCGGCGTGAGCTGGATGGTATTCACTATGAGATTCAGGCTACTGACCCATCAGAGATGGATCTGGAGGTGCTCAGAGACCGTGCACACTGA
- the LOC117636785 gene encoding inorganic phosphate transporter 1-4-like translates to MAQEQLQVLNALDSAKTQWYHFTAIVIAGMGFFTDAYDLFCISLVTKLLGRIYYHVEGSAKPGSLPPNVSAAVNGVALCGTLAGQVFFGWLGDKLGRKKVYGMTLMLMVICSVASGLSFGHTPKSVVSTLCFFRFWLGFGIGGDYPLSATIMSEYANKKTRGAFVAAVFAMQGFGILAGGLFAMLMSAIFEAKFKAPAYEVDPTGSTVPQADYLWRIILMVGALPAALTYYSRSKMPETARYTALVANNVKQATSDMAKVLQVDIEAEPVKPQEPAKSFGLFSKEFMRRHGLHLLGTTSTWFLLDIAFYSQNLFQKDIFSAIGWIPSAKTMNAVSEVYRIARAQTLIALCSTVPGYWFTVALIDKIGRFAIQLMGFFFMTVFMFALAFPYNYWTHKDHLIGFVVLYSLTFFFANFGPNATTFVVPAEIFPARLRSTCHGISAAAGKLGAMVGAFGFLYLAQPQDKTKAEAGFLAGIGVKNSLIVLGVVNFLGLLFTFFVPESKGKSLEEISGETNEERN, encoded by the coding sequence ATGGCCCAGGAGCAATTGCAGGTGCTTAATGCACTGGACAGTGCAAAAACACAATGGTATCATTTCACCGCAATTGTGATTGCTGGAATGGGCTTCTTCACTGATGCATATGACCTCTTCTGCATATCCCTTGTCACCAAATTGCTTGGCCGCATATACTATCACGTCGAAGGCTCAGCAAAGCCTGGCTCATTGCCTCCAAATGTATCAGCTGCTGTCAATGGTGTGGCACTTTGTGGCACATTGGCAGGGCAAGTCTTCTTTGGTTGGCTTGGTGACAAATTGGGAAGAAAGAAAGTCTATGGCATGACTCTTATGCTCATGGTCATCTGCTCCGTTGCTTCCGGGCTCTCCTTTGGGCACACCCCAAAATCTGTAGTTTCGACGCTTTGCTTCTTCCGTTTCTGGCTTGGGTTTGGCATTGGTGGTGACTACCCACTCTCTGCCACCATCATGTCTGAATATGCTAACAAGAAGACTCGTGGTGCCTTTGTTGCGGCAGTCTTTGCCATGCAGGGCTTTGGAATTTTAGCTGGAGGGTTGTTTGCAATGCTTATGTCTGCCATATTTGAGGCCAAGTTCAAGGCTCCAGCTTATGAAGTTGATCCAACTGGTTCAACTGTCCCACAGGCAGACTACCTTTGGAGAATCATTTTAATGGTTGGAGCACTTCCAGCAGCTCTAACCTATTACTCGCGGTCGAAGATGCCTGAAACTGCTCGTTACACAGCGCTTGTTGCCAATAATGTCAAACAGGCTACTTCAGATATGGCAAAAGTTTTGCAGGTTGACATTGAAGCTGAACCGGTCAAGCCCCAGGAACCTGCTAAATCCTTTGGTTTGTTCTCTAAGGAATTTATGCGCCGCCATGGACTTCACTTGCTTGGAACCACAAGTACATGGTTCTTGCTTGACATTGCATTTTATAGTCAAAATCTGTTTCAGAAGGACATCTTTAGTGCCATTGGATGGATTCCTAGTGCAAAGACTATGAATGCCGTTTCAGAGGTTTATAGAATAGCAAGGGCACAGACTCTTATTGCTCTATGCAGCACTGTGCCTGGTTACTGGTTCACTGTGGCCTTGATTGATAAAATTGGAAGATTTGCAATCCAGTTGATGGGATTTTTCTTCATGACAGTGTTCATGTTTGCCTTGGCCTTTCCTTACAATTATTGGACACACAAGGATCACTTGATTGGGTTTGTGGTACTCTACTCACTGACTTTCTTCTTTGCAAATTTTGGACCAAATGCCACCACATTCGTGGTGCCGGCTGAGATTTTCCCGGCTAGACTACGTTCTACATGCCACGGCATATCTGCAGCAGCAGGAAAGTTAGGGGCAATGGTGGGTGCATTTGGCTTTTTGTACTTGGCTCAACCCCAGGACAAGACTAAGGCAGAAGCAGGGTTCCTTGCTGGTATAGGGGTCAAGAATTCACTCATTGTGTTGGGTGTGGTCAACTTCTTGGGTTTGTTATTTACATTCTTTGTGCCTGAATCAAAAGGAAAATCTTTGGAGGAAATTTCAGGTGAGACCAATGAAGAGCGCAATTAA